The genomic stretch CTGATTTCCGTTGCAGCGGGGTTTTTCCTCGCTGCAAAAACGGAAGGGGCGAACTGGGATCTGATGTGGCCAACCTTACTTGGCGTGGCGCTGGTGATTGCCTCTGGTTGCGTGATCAACAATATTTTTGATCGCGATATCGATGTCAAAATGGCGCGTACTGCGAAGCGCGACTTAGTGCTGGGTAAAGTCAACAGCGACCACGCGTTTGTCTATGCTTTGGTGATGCTGCTGGCCGGGACCGCCACCTTGTATACCTTGGTCAATCCGCTCTCGACGGTGATCGTGCTGCTTGGCTACGTGTTTTATGTCTTTTTCTACACCATGATATACAAACGCACCTCAGTGTACGGCACGCTAGTGGGCAGCATCTCTGGTGCCGTACCGCCGCTGGTCGGCTATTTAGCCGTCACCAACTACATCGATATTGAAGCCGTACTGCTGTTCGTCTTGTTCTGCCTGTGGCAAATGCCGCACTCCTACGCCATCGCCATGTTCCGTTTAAATGACTATCGCCAAGCGGGCATTCCGGTATTGCCTGTGATTGACGGGATTGAAAAAGTGCAGCGCCATATGAAGGCGTATGTGGTGGCGTTTGCCGTTGTGGCGTTCGCCTTGTTTGCACTTGGCAGTGCGGGGTATGAGTATCTGGCCGTGGCGTCGTTGGTGAGTGGCTATTGGCTGCTTGTTACATTTAAACCTGTAACGCAGCAGAATTACGAAAGCTGGGCGCGCTCGGTGTTTAAAATTTCGCTGCTGGTGGTGATGAGCATCAGCGGTGTGTTAGGCATGGAACTGTTGCCGCTCTCGATCTAAACTTTCCGCTTTTACATGGGCGCAGCGTGTTTCGCTGCGCCCATCGCTTCATTCCAAACTGCCTTCTTGCGTCATTCGCTCACTGCTACGACTAAACAGACGGTCAAAATGCGGATTGCCCTGCAGGCTTTCTAAATCGGGCTCATTGTTGATCAAATCGCGGATGGAAGGACTGGCGTCAATCGCACGTTGCAGATCTTCAATCGCTTGCTCCTCCACCCCCAATCGCGAATAGGCACAAGCACGTTGATAGAGCGCCGGGCCGTTGGTGTTGTCCATCTCCAACACACGATTACACAGGCTCAGTGCCCAGTTGTATTCTCTGATCTCCATCGCAGCGTCGGCTTTATAAGTTAACGCTTCCAAATCGCCCGGCCGAATGGCAAGAATTTCATCGTACACATCGATTCTTTGCTCTGCGGTAGGCATGCTTTGTGCGCGCAGCCACAAGTTGTGGATCTCGTTGATGATCTCAATTTCTCGGTTGTTTTCGCTGATGATGCGAGTTTTACGCTTCAAATCTCGTTCAAGCGCGATGAACTTCTTCTCGTATTTTTCTGCAATGGTTTCCAAACGCTTGTCCGCCATCTCTATGGTGTTGTGCTTAAACTCACGCAGTGATTGCCAACCGACAAAAGCGATCAGCGACGCAACCCCAGCGATAATGTAGAAAAAGTAGGTGACCGTGACGTTGGCATAGTTGAGTGATTTATCCGCCACGGTCAGCTCGCGATCGGTGATCTGTACCGTTAGGCGTCTTTCCAAATCCTGTTGGTCTTGGCGCAGCGCTTTGAGTTCATCCAGTATGTACCTTTCCATCAGTGGTCGGTCGAGCAGTTCGCTTTGTGAATAGCTTTGCTCTTCTGCGATGGCTGGCACGAGCAAGCTCATCAGCGCGATCAGAGTGAGTAAAATTCGCATATCGATATCCCATTGTTTTGTCTTGATTGTTTTCTGAGAGTGACCCCTTCTGATTAGGATAATAAATTTAGAGTACGAATCATTTTAAAAACGGACAATCATCCCGTTAAGTGTGATCTAAGTCACGAAATGAGGTGTTTAACGTTAAGGTGTAAAGGATTTTTCTGAGTAATCAAGTCACTTAGAGAATCCTCCCTCATCTTTTAATAAGCGTTTTGTTGTTAGATTAAAGTTTTGTGTTCTAATTATTTAATTTGCGTTTATGGGTTATTTTGTGTGATAGTTATCACGATTTTGGCAATGAAAAGGCCATTTATTTGCTTTTTAACCGCCGATAATGGCCATAATAAATAGGAATTTTAATTAGAGCTCGATGGAAATGTATCTGCATATGATTACTTCTGCTCCCTGGGTGATGTACCCTGAAATTGCACAACACTCAGCCAATAAATGGACCTTTAGACAACCGAAAGTGACCGATGGCGATGCGATCTACAGTTTGATCGCCGATTGTCCGCCACTGGATATGAACTCATCCTACTGCAATTTTCTGCAATCGACCCACTTTCGCCAAACCTGCATCGTTGCCGAACACAAAGGCGATGTCGCGGGTTTTATCTCCGGCTATCAGAAACCGGAAGAGCCTGACGTACTGTTCGTTTGGCAAGTTGCGGTGGCGCCTCGCTATCGCGGTAAGGGCTTGGCATTTCGCATGCTCGACAAGCTACTCAATCGTCAGCAGCTTAAACAGGTTCGAGCGGTCGAAACCACCATTACCGAACAAAATCAAGCCTCTTGGGCGCTGTTTGAAAAGCTGGATGAGCAGCACGGCAAACGAGGCAAAGTGACTACTTTTCTCGATGAAGACGCCCATTTCAAAGGCAAACACGATACGGAATATCTCTATCGTATTCCGCTAGACACTCCTCAATAAATAGGAATCAAAAACGGTCTCAACATGGATATTTTTACTCAGCAAGAATCCAACGTTCGTTCATATTCAAACCACTTTCCGGTGGTCTTTCACAAAGCTAAAGGGTGTTGGCTGGAAACGGAAAATGGAGAGCGCTACTTAGATTTCCTTGCCGGTGCAGGATCTCTCAACTACGGCCACAACAACCCTGTCCTAAAACAAGCGCTACTTCAATACATTGAAATGGACGGTTTAACCCACGGGTTGGACATGCACTCCAGTGCCAAAGCCACCTTTTTGGACACCTTCCAACGCTTAATTCTGCAACCTAGATCGCTTGACTACAAAATGCAGTTTACAGGTCCAACAGGGACCAACGCGGTGGAAGCGGTGCTGAAACTGGCGCGTAAAGTGAAAGGCAGAAGCAATGTGGTGGCTTTCACCAACGGTTTTCACGGCTGTAGCGCAGGAGCGCTGGCGGCGACAGGTAACCAGCACCATCGTCAAGGCGCGGGCATAACTTTGCCTAACATCACTCGTATTCCGTTTGAAGGCTATGCGGGCGTCGACGGTCTGGCGCTGTTTGAAACCATGCTCGGTGACAACTCTGCGGGTATGGATAAACCAGCGGCGGTTCTGTTAGAAACCGTGCAGGGGGAAGGGGGCTTAAACGCCGCGTCGAGCTCTTGGCTTAAACGCCTCAGTGCGCTCTGTAAGCGCCACGATATTTTACTGATTGTCGATGACATTCAAGCGGGTTGTGGTCGCACAGGAACGTTTTTCAGCTTTGAACCTGCGGGCATCGTGCCAGATATGGTGACGCTGTCGAAATCACTCAGCGGTTATGGTTTACCGATGGCGGTGGTGCTGCTCAAACCTGAGCTTGATGTTTGGAAACCCGGTGAACACAACGGCACGTTTCGCGGCAATAACCACGCTTTTGTCACTGCGACCAGCGCACTGGAAATCTACTGGTCGAATGATGACTTTAGCCGTCACATTCAGCAATGTGCGCAGCAAGTGAGTGACGTTGTCACTAGAGCGGTGCAGCGCTTTCCAGAACTGTTCGTACGTCAAAAAGGGCGAGGCATGATGAGTGGTATTGAGTGCCAAAACGGTGAAGTCGCTAGAGCCATTGCCGCCAGCTGCTTTGAGAAAAAAATGGTGATTGAAACCGCTGGGCCAAATGATGAAGTGGTGAAGTTTTTCTCGCCCCTGACCATCACCGAAAGCGAGCTCAAACAAGGGCTAGAGATTTTCGAACAGGCGGTCGAATCCGTCGCAGCCAGCCATTTTAAAAACGTCGGTTAACTAAGGAAGAACAATGATTGTAAGAACGCTAGAAGAGTGCCAAAACAGTGAACGTCGTGTGGTTGCGCAAAACTGGGAAAGTGTGCGCATGCTACTTAAAGACGACAATATGGGTTTTTCGTTCCATATCACCACGATTTATCAAGATAGCGAAACCCATATCCACTACAAAAACCACCTTGAATCGGTGTACTGCATCAGCGGCGAAGGTGAGATCGAAGTGGTGGGTGGCGAGACCTACCCAATCAAACCCGGCACTTTGTACATCCTCGATAAGCATGACGAACATTTCCTGCGCGCCTATAAAAACAAAGAGATGGTGATGGCGTGTGTGTTTAATCCGCCAATCACTGGCGCAGAGGTGCACGACGAGCACGGCGTCTACCCGCTGGTTGACTGATTCAACCTTGAAGTGGAGCGTCTTGCTGTTCCACTTCTTCTCTCTCTCCCCACGTTAGTAACTAACCAAGGAATCTTCATGATTTATACCGTAGAAAAAATCGGCGGTACTTCAATGACAGCGTTTGACGCTGTGTTAGACAACATCATCCTGCGCCCCGCCAATCCTTATCATCGCGTGTTTGTCGTTTCGGCTTACAGCGGCATGACTGACGCGCTCCTCGAAGGCAAGAAAACCGCCAAACCGGGCGTTTACCAACACA from Vibrio navarrensis encodes the following:
- the cyoE gene encoding heme o synthase, which produces MLKSYLSITKPGIIFGNLISVAAGFFLAAKTEGANWDLMWPTLLGVALVIASGCVINNIFDRDIDVKMARTAKRDLVLGKVNSDHAFVYALVMLLAGTATLYTLVNPLSTVIVLLGYVFYVFFYTMIYKRTSVYGTLVGSISGAVPPLVGYLAVTNYIDIEAVLLFVLFCLWQMPHSYAIAMFRLNDYRQAGIPVLPVIDGIEKVQRHMKAYVVAFAVVAFALFALGSAGYEYLAVASLVSGYWLLVTFKPVTQQNYESWARSVFKISLLVVMSISGVLGMELLPLSI
- a CDS encoding tetratricopeptide repeat protein, coding for MRILLTLIALMSLLVPAIAEEQSYSQSELLDRPLMERYILDELKALRQDQQDLERRLTVQITDRELTVADKSLNYANVTVTYFFYIIAGVASLIAFVGWQSLREFKHNTIEMADKRLETIAEKYEKKFIALERDLKRKTRIISENNREIEIINEIHNLWLRAQSMPTAEQRIDVYDEILAIRPGDLEALTYKADAAMEIREYNWALSLCNRVLEMDNTNGPALYQRACAYSRLGVEEQAIEDLQRAIDASPSIRDLINNEPDLESLQGNPHFDRLFSRSSERMTQEGSLE
- the ectA gene encoding diaminobutyrate acetyltransferase encodes the protein MITSAPWVMYPEIAQHSANKWTFRQPKVTDGDAIYSLIADCPPLDMNSSYCNFLQSTHFRQTCIVAEHKGDVAGFISGYQKPEEPDVLFVWQVAVAPRYRGKGLAFRMLDKLLNRQQLKQVRAVETTITEQNQASWALFEKLDEQHGKRGKVTTFLDEDAHFKGKHDTEYLYRIPLDTPQ
- the ectB gene encoding diaminobutyrate--2-oxoglutarate transaminase; this encodes MDIFTQQESNVRSYSNHFPVVFHKAKGCWLETENGERYLDFLAGAGSLNYGHNNPVLKQALLQYIEMDGLTHGLDMHSSAKATFLDTFQRLILQPRSLDYKMQFTGPTGTNAVEAVLKLARKVKGRSNVVAFTNGFHGCSAGALAATGNQHHRQGAGITLPNITRIPFEGYAGVDGLALFETMLGDNSAGMDKPAAVLLETVQGEGGLNAASSSWLKRLSALCKRHDILLIVDDIQAGCGRTGTFFSFEPAGIVPDMVTLSKSLSGYGLPMAVVLLKPELDVWKPGEHNGTFRGNNHAFVTATSALEIYWSNDDFSRHIQQCAQQVSDVVTRAVQRFPELFVRQKGRGMMSGIECQNGEVARAIAASCFEKKMVIETAGPNDEVVKFFSPLTITESELKQGLEIFEQAVESVAASHFKNVG
- a CDS encoding ectoine synthase; the protein is MIVRTLEECQNSERRVVAQNWESVRMLLKDDNMGFSFHITTIYQDSETHIHYKNHLESVYCISGEGEIEVVGGETYPIKPGTLYILDKHDEHFLRAYKNKEMVMACVFNPPITGAEVHDEHGVYPLVD